A single Mercenaria mercenaria strain notata chromosome 9, MADL_Memer_1, whole genome shotgun sequence DNA region contains:
- the LOC123546230 gene encoding uncharacterized protein LOC123546230 — protein sequence MMYYDEWLRLGERLGLSGGDLILFIKDKEEECIAREERAQRRDEERRQMEMNFELQMKERDLEIERLRVNRVDSTDTCKAYRPKIPKFDEEHDNIDAYLERFERYAQIQNWGEESWAISLSSLLTGMGLEVYTSMPQEEACNYDSLKKAILRRYQLTEEGFRSKFRQSKPDQGESVFQFVSRIKRYFSRWTELAGIEKTYESLCDLMIREQFIEGCSAELAVFLKERTPKSMDEITRLAEQYIEAHKGTPSILSKSVAPQRKHNSTSHEQSSRKTEEKNGLRKTCFICNKAGHLARDCRQNSRSNTQRVALSVIKQDT from the coding sequence ATGATGTATTACGATGAATGGTTGAGACTTGGCGAGAGACTTGGATTGTCCGGTGGAGACTTGATCCTCTTCATCAAAGATAAGGAAGAGGAATGTATAGCAAGGGAAGAGAGAGCTCAACGACGTGATGAAGAAAGGAGACAGATGGAGATGAACTTTGAGCTGCAAATGAAAGAGAGAGACTTAGAGATTGAGCGTTTGAGGGTCAACAGAGTAGACAGTACTGATACTTGTAAGGCGTACAGACCTAAGattccaaagtttgatgaagagcaCGATAACATTGACGCATATCTGGAAAGGTTTGAGAGATATGCTCAAATTCAAAATTGGGGAGAGGAGAGCTGGGCCATAAGTCTTAGCTCACTTTTAACAGGAATGGGACTGGAGGTCTACACAAGCATGCCACAAGAAGAGGCCTGTAATTACGATTCTCTCAAGAAAGCGATCCTAAGGAGGTATCAGTTGACTGAAGAGGGATTCAGATCAAAATTTCGACAAAGTAAACCAGACCAAGGAGAGTCGGTCTTCCAATTTGTGTCAAGAATAAAGAGGTACTTCAGTCGGTGGACTGAACTGGCTGGAATAGAAAAGACGTATGAATCCTTATGTGATTTAATGATAAGAGAGCAGTTTATTGAAGGTTGTTCGGCCGAATTAGCGGTGTTTCTGAAAGAGAGAACACCAAAGTCGATGGACGAGATAACACGTCTTGCAGAGCAGTACATCGAAGCACATAAGGGGACACCTTCAATATTGTCGAAGAGTGTTGCGCCACAAAGGAAGCACAACTCCACCAGTCATGAGCAGTCCAGTCGAAAGACAGAAGAGAAGAATGGGTTGCGGAAAACCtgctttatatgtaataaagcagGTCATTTAGCGCGTGACTGTAGACAAAACAGCAGGAGTAACACCCAAAGAGTTGCTTTATCTGTAATAAAGCAGGACACTTAG